In the Cydia splendana chromosome 2, ilCydSple1.2, whole genome shotgun sequence genome, one interval contains:
- the LOC134803872 gene encoding centrobin, with protein sequence MSETDDTDILLLIPPNFFLVPSSGSEGSLLDSSRTVVHKPSCTAQVLGKLVDQVHSLENRLESLELSTNESISSFGGRRKSCETESFDSRSLDRKCFTFPRRRRRKVLNRRDRKRDWSLTSLDSIGTTHIPPLKFKDIPDKSSANDTISMDGDISSIVSTPSKKNDKLLLHEIDEFLTKVESYEIPESKIKNETSLSPENVIKATGDYMTRKMDQKMGVDDIKLPSGRIVSSNILDKYIYLVKNNTDTTDKPASSNVRSQYVAEANEKLALESQKCRPLTNETRSPSSRKLNFMDSKEIQVTSTPKKPQPYSDTFRPSSNKIYDRASKVLEQYKSKNFGSHSQNSMADTSHSLSPKKDEFKMPQMRPFPEAKDGLKLSEFRNKYIDTIDTDLLSLSEMWGEKRDKGDRMENAKLEEEKLKREHCESIIQQLQKKLLEQQEKLAVAVKVDHSKDEAISKLREAWLKLTSSLDRAEERHKAALDKMMREVDNFKAVADAAQKKTSHFESELYKALDLAHDYQDKCKQLNLEMKQVRASTESALASKDQLLASKDMEIQALKENYETVMRLNKQSTDCVKNLEDVLEKEKSDHNESKQKIDELSQRLQSIDEETALVHQERDLLRTKINEERGRSTVLERQLADKQDQCSDLLNKCDNLDAEVKSLRKQLELQKNELKCHYQKQLEDAVLAKLQEFQQQLEHAERDLENDARGKECAMLETFNRQVASIEEQHKLEIKVLEEKQKEEIKLYRLQLAQASEKIGLLESKLESHRRRRGQIATQLHGVMQQQWRQAVRILTSGQEPLDHTRDSASTPAPEFAGKVPPLSLPPRRDRDRDPLNLDGLSDHELQHYVKLLLSKPPALDSTERSGSPHEEPTSDRPERRARRGLNHSGPKPPWKA encoded by the exons ATGAGTGAGACCGACGATACCGATATTCTTTTGCTTATCCCGCCGAATTTCTTCCTTGTGCCAAGTTCAGGCTCCGAAGGATCACTTCTAGATTCCTCTAGAACTGTCGTGCATAAGCCGTCTTGCACTGCTCAAGTATTGGGGAAACTCGTGGACCAAGTGCACTCTCTTGAAAATAGGTTAGAAAGTTTAGAGTTAAGTACTAACGAGAGTATTTCTAGTTTCGGAGGAAGACGTAAAAGTTGTGAGACAGAAAGCTTTGACAGCCGGAGTCTCGACCGTAAGTGCTTTACGTTCCCACGCCGACGGCGACGAAAGGTATTAAATAGAAGGGATAGAAAACGTGACTGGTCCCTTACAAGTTTAGACTCGATCGGCACGACACATATACCACCGTTAAAATTCAAAGATATTCCTGATAAATCATCAGCAAATGACACAATAAGTATGGACGGAGACATTAGCAGTATTGTATCCACACCTAGCAAGAAAAATGATAAATTACTATTACATGAAATTGATGAATTTTTGACTAAAGTTGAGTCATATGAAATACCtgaatctaaaataaaaaatgaaacCTCTCTTAGCCCAGAGAATGTTATCAAAGCTACAGGTGATTACATGACAAGAAAGATGGACCAGAAAATGGGTGTTGATGATATCAAACTTCCGAGTGGTAGAATTGTATCCAGTAACATAttagataaatatatatacctGGTTAAGAATAACACTGACACGACTGACAAGCCAGCCTCAAGCAATGTTAGATCACAGTATGTTGCAGAGGCAAATGAAAAATTGGCATTAGAAAGCCAGAAGTGCCGACCCTTGACAAATGAAACAAGATCTCCTTCCAGCAGAAAATTAAATTTCATGGATTCTAAAGAAATCCAAGTTACATCAACTCCGAAGAAACCTCAACCTTATTCAGACACATTCCGTCCTTCTAGTAATAAAATCTATGATAGAGCCTCAAAGGTGTTGGAGCAATACAAGTCCAAAAACTTTGGAAGTCATTCTCAAAATTCTATGGCAGACACAAGTCACTCCTTGTCTCCTAAAAAAGATGAGTTCAAAATGCCACAAATGAGACCTTTTCCAGAGGCTAAAGATGGTTTGAAATTGAGTGAGTTTCGCAACAAGTACATTGACACTATAGACACAGATTTGTTGAGCTTAAGTGAGATGTGGGGTGAAAAAAGGGACAAGGGGGACAGGATGGAAAATGCAAAGTTAGAAGAGGAAAAACTAAAAAGAGAG CATTGTGAATCCATAATCCAACAATTACAAAAGAAACTACTGGAGCAGCAAGAGAAGCTGGCAGTTGCTGTCAAAGTAGATCACAGTAAGGACGAGGCCATATCCAAGCTCCGGGAGGCATGGCTGAAGCTCACTAGCAGCTTGGACCGGGCCGAGGAGCGCCACAAGGCTGCATTGGACAAGATGATGCGGGAGGTTGACAACTTTAAAGCTGTTGCTGATGCAGCACAGAAG AAAACTAGCCATTTTGAATCCGAGCTGTACAAAGCCCTAGACTTAGCCCATGATTACCAAGACAAGTGCAAGCAACTCAACCTGGAAATGAAGCAGGTCAGGGCCAGCACGGAGAGTGCGCTGGCCAGCAAAGATCAGCTTTTAGCAAGCAAGGACATGGAAATACAGGCATTGAAGGAAAACTATGAGACGGTCATGCGATTGAATAAACAGTCAACAGATTGTGTTAAAAACTTAGAGGATGTGTTGGAAAAG GAAAAATCGGATCACAACGAATCAAAGCAAAAAATAGACGAGCTGTCCCAACGACTGCAGTCCATCGACGAAGAAACGGCGCTCGTACATCAAGAGAGGGACCTTCTGAGGACCAAGATAAACGAGGAGCGCGGCCGCTCCACCGTGCTGGAGCGGCAGCTGGCCGATAAACAGGACCAATGTAGCGACCTGCTCAATAAATGC GACAACCTCGATGCTGAAGTGAAGTCGCTACGGAAACAGTTGGAGCTCCAGAAGAACGAGCTAAAGTGTCACTACCAGAAGCAGTTAGAGGATGCTGTTCTGGCCAAGCTGCAGGAGTTCCAGCAGCAGCTGGAACACGCTGAGCGGGACCTGGAGAATGACGCGAGGGGCAAAGAATGCGCCATGCTGGAAACGTTCAATAGGCAGGTCGCGAGCATCGAGGAGCA ACACAAATTGGAGATTAAAGTTCTGGAAGAGAAACAAAAAGAAGAGATAAAATTGTATCGACTACAGCTGGCCCAGGCCAGTGAAAAAATCGGCTTATTGGAG AGTAAGCTGGAGTCCcaccggcggcggcgcgggcagATCGCGACGCAGCTGCACGGCGTGATGCAGCAGCAGTGGCGGCAGGCCGTGCGGATCCTCACCAGCGGCCAGGAGCCGCTCGACCACACCAGGGACTCGG CGTCGACGCCGGCGCCTGAGTTCGCAGGGAAGGTCCCGCCGCTGTCGCTGCCGCCGCGCCGCGACCGCGACCGCGACCCACTTAACTTGGATGGACTATCCGACCACGAGCTTCAACACTACGTTAAGTTG CTGCTGTCGAAGCCGCCGGCGCTGGACAGCACGGAGCGCTCGGGGTCGCCGCACGAGGAGCCCACGAGCGACCGCCCCGagcgccgcgcgcgccgcggcCTCAACCACAGCGGGCCCAAGCCGCCCTGGAAGGCCTGA